The nucleotide sequence GTAGCGCTTTTGGTCGGCAGACGCCAGCGGGTACCGGTACGATTTTTCATGATCACATTTCGATTGTCTCCCTCATCAATATGGAGAGCAACGTCTTTGAGTGCACTTTCCAGCCGGTGTTGTTTCTCCTGTAACAATAACTCTGCGGGCTGTTTTAGTCTGTCCAGTGTTGATGAGGCCAGCAAGGTATCCTGCGATGTCTGGGGGATCAGGTCGTCTTCCAGTGCGCGGTATTTGGTAACATTTGGCAAATAAATGCGTCCATTCAGTCGTGAGGTTAACTGCCGGTAGAGCAGCCATTCGTAACGTTGCGGGTTAACGTTATCCTGTTTAACCAACCATGGGAGGTGCTTTTTCGGGATGAGCGACGTATCCATCGTCTTCAGTGGTCCACCGAATGCGATTTCCGTCTGCATCTGTTGAAGTTGGGCGACGACGGCTTCTGAGCCTTTACCGGCCTCACATTCAAGGCACAAGAACACCTGCCTTAACAGTTGCTCCAGGAGATTGCATTGTTCATCGTAATGTTGCCACTGGTACTCTTCCACGGTCCGTTTCTGTTTTTTCAGGTAAAGGCAGAGGGTCTGGATATCCCTGTCATTCATGACCTTCAATGCCTGTTGTCTGACTACTGAGAAGGGTTGATTATCATCAATGTTCTCATCCACAAACAGATGCAGTAACTCTGCCGCTTTCGTGACATTGTCCGCGGCTGACTGCCAGGACAGGAACACTGCTTGTTGTGCAAAGGTGTTGGCAGCTTCTTGTTGCTTGCGGATATGGTAAATGAACCCATCAGTTAACCGTTCCAGTGCCAGTTGTATCCGCTCTGTCAGGTGACATAGCAACCATAGATGCTGCTGTGCGCGTTTGAATCGTTTGAGTTTACTACCGTAATAGTTGATGAGCTCACCGAAGTGTTGTCGATTTTTAAGAGACAGATTAAGCCCATCGATAACGCCATTGATTTGCGTGCGCCATGGCGCTAACTGATGATAAAGGGCAAGCTCTTTTTTAAGTTCAGGTACGGTCAGACTTTTTGCACCGCCTCTGAGCTGGTTCAGGCTTAGTCCGTCATCAATGGCTGTTATGCTGTCCAGAAAGACGTGAAGTTCAGGACTGGTGAGTTGATTAAGTTGGTGCGCCAGGTCTTTTCTGACCTGCTGCATCGCTCTGCTTATCAGTCTCTGGAGTACGGTGTACCTAGGGATAGCAATGCTGTGACTGGTTAGGAATTCAATAGCAGTATCAAAGAGGTAACGCGGCTCCAGCCAGGCATTGCCCACCTGAACAAGGTGGTCGAAAAGAGAATTGAAGTGCTGACTTTCGTCCCATTTGTGATAACCAGCAAGGTCTAATACTTTTGCGTAGAGTCGATCTTTTTGTTTTTGTGAGGGAGTGAATGGTCTGAGCCCCTTGCCGCCAAGCAGCTCTTTACTGATGAACATTAAATCCTTAGAAACCTGCGAGTAAGCGATATCTAGGATGACGGGCTTTGATTTGAAGTATCCCAAAATCGCGACAAAGTAACATCTATGAGCTCTGAGACGAATTGACCGAAAAACTGCCAATTCCGCATCGTTCAGAGAAAAGTACAGACGTTGTTCTTCGATTGAAAAAATGGGTGGGGAATAAAGATCTGCCTGTTCTGCTCTCGTGAGAATAGTAATTTCGTTTTTGATGGCCATATCAGGGCTGTTCCGTATTAAATGTACGATATTTACCTAATTTGCCACACTTATAAGTAGTAACCCACCTCCGCAGCCATTTATTGGTGTGGTCTACAGAGGATTAAGTCTTTTTAGAGGGGAAAATCCCTAGAACCCCATTGTGATACTTGGTAATCATTCCCCCCACGAAATTTATTGCCATTAACTGAAGTAATAGCACGTTTTAACTGATGGTATGCTTCACCTCTGTTCAAGGCTTGCTGGACGTAATGACGCAACGTTGAATTATCAACATACTCCAAAACATAAATAGATTTAATTAAACGGTCGTACTCATGCAATGCTGACAATCTTCGGCTCTTGCCGTTACTCAACTTTCTAATGATTGTGCTTTGAGTGGTGGTTTTACGACTCAATGAACAAACAATATGCTGAATATTGTCCCATTCTTCAGCAATTAGCTTATGATTAATATCTTTCTTTAATTGAATACGGCCTCCGTTCTCTTCAGTCACTTCAAATAGCTCAAAAAACACCTTTTTCATTTTCGCGTATCGAGGGGCGAATGTGTAACCAAAGAAATCTAATATAGCGAAGTTAACATTATTGGTACCATGCGTATCGGTCGATAAGGTATTAGGCTGTATATCTGAAGAGTTGTTATAGAGTAAGTCAAAAGCAAAGTGACCTTCATATTCGTTAGCGCCAATGACTTGCGTACTCACCGGAACATGACGTGGTCAACCAAAATTGACCAACCCAGTTAAGCTACTTTTTTCAATTTCTTCATGTCCGCCTCATATTGATTTGAAATTTCCATACTTTATCTAATTCATGTTTTTCTAAATTAGCTAAAATGCAACTCAGAAATGTCCAGAAGTGAGTTGTGTGGTGTCGAGTGGAGATTGTACGATTAAGCCCCTAAGTAATTAGTCCGTCAGTCTCCCTCGGTAATCAAATTAGTACATCTTAGCGATCAAATTGGTAAAAAATTAGACATGTAGATGAATGCCCACCTTAAAAAATAGACAGCGGGTTGGGCTGGGTGATTTTTCTGGTGTTAGACGCCAGCAACCCATGCGGCAGAATGGTTGCTCACTTACTCGTCTATTTTTAGCGGGAATTCTTAGCCAACTGTACGCGCTGTATGCAGATTTAAGCAGTCGAGTGATGCGCACTTTGGAGGAGATGGCACCACGAGTAGAGGTTTACTCTATTGACGAAGCGTTTTTGGATTTAACCGGTATTGAGTCTGCCATATCTCTTGTCGAGTTCGGACAACAAGTGCGAGAGCGCATAGGCCACTGGATTGGGATCACCGTCTGTGTAGGCATTGCACCGACTAAAACACTCGCCAAACTGGCTAACCATGCCGCCAAAAAATATCCAGCTACTCAGGGGGTTGTAGACCTGACCAATCCAGATCGGCAACGTCGATTGCTCGCATTAGTCCCGGTTGATGATGTTTGGGGCGTTGGTAGACGGCTTTCTAAGCGTTTAAATGCGTTGGGTATCACCACAGCCTTAGATCTCGCCAATGCCTCTCCTAGAGCCATCAGAGACCAGTTTTCAGAGGTTTTAGAAAGAACCGTCAGAGAGCTCAATGGTGAGTCGTGCATTGAACTTGAAGAGATCCCGCCAACTAAGAAGCAAATCGTCTGTAGCCGTTCATTTGGCGTAAAAGTGACGCACTTTGAATTTTTAAGTGAAGCCGTATGCGAATACGCAACCCGCGCCACTGAGAAACTTCGCAAAGAACAGCAGCAAGCCAAAGTGCTGACCGTGTTCATACGTACCAGCCCCTTTAAGGACAACGAGCCGCAGTACAGCAACTCTGCATCGGGTGAATTGCTAATCCCCAGTTGCGACACGCGGGATTTTATCGAGCTGGCCAATCACTTACTCAAGCGGATATGGAAGGATGGTTTTCGTTATGCCAAAGCGGGCGTCATGCTGTCTGACTTTTACGATCCTGGCATGTTTCAACCAGGACTATTCGATGACGTATCGACCCGCTCTAATAGCCAGCAGCTAATGTCTGTATTGGACACCATTAACCAAAGCGGTGCCGGAAAGGTTTTCTTTGCTGGACAAGGACTCAAGAAAGATTGGTCGATGAAGCGAGAGCATTTGTCTCCCGCTTATACAACACGCTGGGACCAGTTACCGCGAGTGAAGTAGCGCAGTTGACTCAATACGCATTCACTCTGCGACGCAGCATGTTGAGCTTATCAACCTGGCGTCGAATATCACTGAAGAATTCCTCTTTCTCCATGGCCAGCGCTAGCTCCCATTCTTTGGCCAAACCTTGGCAGTCTAAAAATGCGTATCTCAGCTTCGTCTTTGAGA is from Proteus columbae and encodes:
- a CDS encoding Tn3 family transposase; its protein translation is MSTQVIGANEYEGHFAFDLLYNNSSDIQPNTLSTDTHGTNNVNFAILDFFGYTFAPRYAKMKKVFFELFEVTEENGGRIQLKKDINHKLIAEEWDNIQHIVCSLSRKTTTQSTIIRKLSNGKSRRLSALHEYDRLIKSIYVLEYVDNSTLRHYVQQALNRGEAYHQLKRAITSVNGNKFRGGNDYQVSQWGSRDFPL
- the umuC gene encoding translesion error-prone DNA polymerase V subunit UmuC encodes the protein MPTLKNRQRVGLGDFSGVRRQQPMRQNGCSLTRLFLAGILSQLYALYADLSSRVMRTLEEMAPRVEVYSIDEAFLDLTGIESAISLVEFGQQVRERIGHWIGITVCVGIAPTKTLAKLANHAAKKYPATQGVVDLTNPDRQRRLLALVPVDDVWGVGRRLSKRLNALGITTALDLANASPRAIRDQFSEVLERTVRELNGESCIELEEIPPTKKQIVCSRSFGVKVTHFEFLSEAVCEYATRATEKLRKEQQQAKVLTVFIRTSPFKDNEPQYSNSASGELLIPSCDTRDFIELANHLLKRIWKDGFRYAKAGVMLSDFYDPGMFQPGLFDDVSTRSNSQQLMSVLDTINQSGAGKVFFAGQGLKKDWSMKREHLSPAYTTRWDQLPRVK
- a CDS encoding Tn3 family transposase, which encodes MAIKNEITILTRAEQADLYSPPIFSIEEQRLYFSLNDAELAVFRSIRLRAHRCYFVAILGYFKSKPVILDIAYSQVSKDLMFISKELLGGKGLRPFTPSQKQKDRLYAKVLDLAGYHKWDESQHFNSLFDHLVQVGNAWLEPRYLFDTAIEFLTSHSIAIPRYTVLQRLISRAMQQVRKDLAHQLNQLTSPELHVFLDSITAIDDGLSLNQLRGGAKSLTVPELKKELALYHQLAPWRTQINGVIDGLNLSLKNRQHFGELINYYGSKLKRFKRAQQHLWLLCHLTERIQLALERLTDGFIYHIRKQQEAANTFAQQAVFLSWQSAADNVTKAAELLHLFVDENIDDNQPFSVVRQQALKVMNDRDIQTLCLYLKKQKRTVEEYQWQHYDEQCNLLEQLLRQVFLCLECEAGKGSEAVVAQLQQMQTEIAFGGPLKTMDTSLIPKKHLPWLVKQDNVNPQRYEWLLYRQLTSRLNGRIYLPNVTKYRALEDDLIPQTSQDTLLASSTLDRLKQPAELLLQEKQHRLESALKDVALHIDEGDNRNVIMKNRTGTRWRLPTKSATSLVNNPFFKRMQPVGIADVLRYVERETGFMKCLTHVLPIQKQGFTHQDDLLAILIANATHRGVYGMAQISDRSYEHLSTVQANYIRPETLHDASDVINNAVAALPIFRHYHIQEDQLHASADGQKFETHLETFKTRYSSKYFGTNKGITAMTLVANHSALNARIIGSNEHESHYIYDLLQSNSSEIKPDVLSTDTHGVNHVNFALLDLCGYSFAPRYAQFSSVINDLFDVTESEQGSTILALKKPIRTNVITTGWQDIRRIVLSLQTKRTTQAMLVRKLSGYPSGHPILQALTEYNRLVKAQYLLDYIDDASLRQYVQRALNRGEAWHFLRRAIASVNGDQFRGKNESEIAIWNECARLLANAIIYFNSAILSHLLGHFEARGDEEKAGITRAVSPVAWQNINLSGTYNFTNTGKLPNIGEITRPIVDD